Proteins encoded in a region of the Mucilaginibacter sabulilitoris genome:
- a CDS encoding FecR family protein has product MRKTERDFYIAELISKLLKGDISPEEDLWLKNWVEESAVNRAHFEKLTDQSYLENRLKYWNAIDKEKAWDKLQQKLEAKETKARFNYLPLLKYAAILILLSTVGILLYRENSKHLQKAVNQSIVHNQIRPGSNHAILILGNGEKITLKKHAKLSISENDGTAVSSQNDVLAYKQDERQSGVDQKLVYNTIMVPRGGVYQLILADGSKVWMNSASSLRYPTAFSGKDRRVYLTGEAYFEVAKNARMPFIVKTNKAEVQVLGTHFNVMAYDDESSCKTTLLEGAVKVQSSAAVNVIKPGQQAVIDIQGQQKINSDIDVDEELAWKNGLFIFKDAGIKGIMQQASRWYDVDVVYEGKIPEIQFTGQMSRKVDFYGFTNILKYAGLNFNIKGKTVTITK; this is encoded by the coding sequence ATGAGAAAAACCGAACGTGACTTTTACATCGCTGAGTTGATCAGCAAGCTTCTGAAAGGCGATATTTCGCCGGAGGAGGACTTATGGCTAAAAAATTGGGTAGAAGAAAGTGCGGTCAACCGAGCACATTTCGAAAAGCTAACCGATCAATCCTATCTGGAAAACCGGTTAAAGTACTGGAATGCCATTGATAAGGAGAAAGCATGGGATAAGCTTCAGCAAAAGCTGGAAGCAAAAGAGACAAAAGCACGTTTTAATTATCTGCCGTTGTTAAAATACGCGGCCATACTGATATTATTATCAACCGTTGGTATTTTGTTGTACCGGGAAAACAGTAAACATCTTCAAAAAGCGGTCAATCAATCTATAGTTCATAACCAGATCCGTCCGGGGAGTAACCACGCCATCCTTATTCTTGGCAATGGTGAAAAAATCACGCTAAAAAAACATGCTAAATTGTCAATAAGCGAAAACGATGGCACGGCAGTATCCAGTCAAAATGATGTGTTGGCTTATAAGCAGGATGAACGCCAGAGCGGTGTTGATCAAAAATTGGTATATAATACCATTATGGTCCCACGCGGCGGAGTGTACCAGCTTATATTGGCCGATGGCTCAAAGGTTTGGATGAACTCTGCTTCCTCTTTACGCTACCCTACAGCATTCTCCGGAAAAGACCGGCGGGTATATTTAACCGGGGAAGCTTACTTTGAAGTTGCAAAAAATGCCCGCATGCCGTTTATTGTAAAAACAAATAAGGCCGAAGTGCAGGTATTGGGTACGCATTTTAATGTAATGGCCTATGATGATGAAAGCAGCTGCAAAACCACACTTCTGGAAGGAGCCGTTAAGGTACAGTCATCGGCGGCGGTTAATGTGATTAAACCGGGGCAACAGGCTGTAATTGATATCCAGGGGCAACAGAAAATAAACAGCGATATTGATGTTGATGAAGAGTTGGCCTGGAAAAATGGCTTGTTCATTTTTAAAGATGCCGGTATCAAAGGCATTATGCAGCAGGCCTCAAGGTGGTATGATGTTGATGTGGTTTATGAAGGTAAAATACCCGAAATACAGTTTACCGGTCAAATGTCGCGCAAGGTTGATTTTTATGGATTTACCAACATCCTGAAATATGCCGGACTGAATTTTAATATCAAAGGTAAAACAGTAACTATAACCAAATGA
- a CDS encoding SusC/RagA family TonB-linked outer membrane protein translates to MKLIAIMMITALTSAGAKSFSQTVTIHEKNVSIKKVLESIEKQSGYHLILVNVKEDVARIKLPNINIDRAKVEEALNACFRDLPITYKIIQETIVVKRKEEELKTQPRASIEIQGKVADEKGLPLIGVNVKVKGSTTGTVTDTQGKYTIKVPDEQAVLVFSYVSFETREVAVGTQTQINITMKDATNNLSEVVVVGYGTQKKADLTGAIATVSGTELNKRVATDPTQLLQGKLPGLSVVQGSGEAGNEGTTLRIRGNGTFSGAGNSPFVIVDGLPGSLTALDPQNIESVTVLKDAASASIYGTRAANGVILVTTKQGKEGKMQLSYDYNLGITKATALPDNLIYNSVQYMTLWNQAATNSNYPNKFTNEQIALYQNGADPKLYPNYNWLDAVFSTVNVQTHHLGITGGSNGTTYNVGLGFVDQPDVMLGYYYKKYNMQFNLNSKLSKWATFGSSITLNYSERGYTSRGSQDQFLSTLSQSPMYGPILPDGSGRYVNSVFPSVQTPNKNPIAIAQNAINKQNDYYLQSSFFLNIHLLKGLEWRTNGGFNFDYNKTNDFKPVIYQYNWFAKPTDAPERTLDVNGQGIDVTDNNSFYPIAYTQLTYTKSINNEHNFKLLAGTQVEYNKSQNLEGIRNLPFATNTLQEIDAGPVASQLNNGTSNIYALHSYYGRLNYDYQEKYLLEANARYDASSRFPANNRWAFFPSVSLGWVATKEKFLTNLSWLNNLKLRGSIGSLGNQNIGNYPYQETYNFKSYYNNKTSYAYPFSGTTVTSGLVNNSLTNPNIKWETTRVFDLGTDISVLNNKLSLTFDWYNKLTSGILENATPLTPLYYGLNAPTINYGKMKNTGIEASFQYTDRFGQVGFSFGGTIQANKNTLVSYGAPAPNTSTNTINQEGQPYNSFYMLKYVGIFQSAEEIANSPTQQYNPQPGYVKYADTNGDGKVDDSDRVIVPGAYPKFDYSFNTGATWKNFDLTVFFYGSYGQKLYVNGWGIQPFNQGSPPPSQWLNAWTPTNHSSTMPLVYVLGQGNISSNANTASTYYLQDASFLRLKNIQLGYNLPQKFAKHVFMSGLRIYFAGDNLFTFTKFPGLDPERVASNTRFVTHPQNQVYSFGVKATF, encoded by the coding sequence ATGAAACTGATTGCCATCATGATGATAACCGCCCTGACCAGCGCGGGCGCTAAAAGCTTCAGTCAAACTGTCACGATTCATGAAAAAAATGTATCGATCAAAAAGGTTTTGGAATCCATTGAAAAACAAAGCGGTTACCATCTTATCCTGGTTAATGTAAAAGAGGATGTGGCCCGAATTAAGCTGCCAAATATTAATATAGATCGCGCCAAAGTTGAAGAGGCGCTAAATGCCTGCTTCCGCGATCTACCCATTACCTATAAAATTATACAGGAAACTATAGTGGTTAAACGCAAAGAGGAAGAGCTTAAAACACAACCGCGAGCCAGTATTGAAATACAGGGCAAAGTGGCTGATGAAAAGGGGCTGCCCCTAATAGGCGTTAATGTAAAAGTAAAAGGATCGACCACGGGCACTGTTACCGACACACAGGGTAAATATACAATTAAGGTACCTGATGAACAGGCGGTACTTGTATTTAGCTATGTGAGCTTTGAAACCCGGGAAGTAGCGGTAGGTACACAAACGCAGATCAATATTACCATGAAGGATGCAACCAACAACCTTAGTGAAGTGGTGGTAGTAGGATACGGAACCCAAAAGAAAGCCGATTTAACGGGCGCCATAGCTACCGTGAGCGGCACTGAGCTGAACAAGAGGGTTGCTACAGACCCTACACAATTATTACAGGGAAAACTGCCCGGGTTATCAGTTGTGCAGGGTTCTGGCGAGGCCGGTAATGAAGGTACAACCTTACGCATAAGGGGGAATGGTACTTTCAGCGGCGCTGGTAACTCTCCTTTTGTTATAGTTGATGGTTTGCCGGGTAGCCTTACAGCCCTTGATCCTCAAAATATTGAATCTGTAACGGTATTGAAAGACGCCGCATCCGCGTCTATATATGGTACCCGTGCCGCCAACGGGGTTATTCTGGTAACAACCAAACAAGGTAAAGAGGGTAAAATGCAACTGTCTTATGATTATAATTTAGGTATAACCAAAGCTACGGCCTTGCCCGATAACCTGATCTATAATTCGGTACAGTACATGACCCTTTGGAACCAGGCGGCTACTAATTCCAATTATCCAAACAAATTCACCAATGAACAAATCGCGCTTTATCAAAATGGGGCTGACCCTAAACTATACCCAAACTATAACTGGCTTGATGCCGTATTTAGCACCGTAAATGTACAAACACACCACCTGGGTATAACCGGGGGCAGTAATGGTACTACCTATAATGTGGGCCTGGGTTTTGTTGACCAGCCCGATGTGATGCTGGGGTACTATTATAAAAAATATAATATGCAGTTTAATTTAAATTCTAAATTAAGCAAGTGGGCCACATTTGGCTCAAGCATCACCTTAAATTACAGTGAAAGGGGATATACCTCAAGAGGCAGTCAAGATCAGTTTTTATCTACCCTGTCGCAGTCGCCAATGTATGGTCCTATACTGCCCGATGGTAGCGGCCGCTATGTAAATTCGGTATTTCCGAGCGTACAAACTCCCAATAAAAATCCGATAGCCATTGCTCAAAATGCCATTAATAAGCAAAATGACTATTATCTGCAAAGCAGTTTCTTCTTAAATATTCATCTCTTAAAAGGGCTGGAATGGCGGACAAATGGCGGTTTTAACTTTGATTATAATAAAACAAACGATTTTAAGCCGGTAATTTACCAGTACAATTGGTTTGCTAAACCAACAGATGCACCAGAGCGTACTTTAGATGTAAACGGCCAGGGTATTGACGTAACCGATAATAACTCATTTTATCCCATTGCTTACACCCAGCTTACTTATACAAAGTCGATCAATAACGAGCATAACTTTAAATTACTGGCGGGTACGCAGGTTGAATATAATAAATCGCAAAATTTAGAAGGCATCCGCAATTTGCCTTTTGCTACCAATACCTTACAGGAAATTGATGCAGGGCCGGTTGCATCACAATTAAATAACGGAACAAGTAACATCTATGCATTACACTCTTACTACGGACGATTAAATTACGATTATCAGGAAAAATACCTCCTGGAGGCCAACGCTCGTTATGACGCGTCGTCCCGCTTTCCCGCAAATAACAGATGGGCATTTTTCCCATCTGTTTCATTAGGCTGGGTAGCAACCAAAGAAAAATTTTTAACCAACTTAAGCTGGTTAAACAATTTAAAACTTCGCGGTTCTATAGGTAGTTTAGGCAATCAAAACATTGGTAACTACCCTTATCAGGAAACATATAATTTTAAGAGCTATTATAATAACAAAACCAGTTATGCTTATCCGTTTTCGGGCACAACAGTTACCAGTGGGTTAGTTAACAACTCTTTAACCAATCCCAATATAAAATGGGAAACAACACGGGTGTTTGATCTCGGTACCGATATTTCTGTACTCAATAACAAGCTGAGTCTAACGTTTGACTGGTATAACAAACTTACCTCCGGTATCCTCGAAAATGCCACACCGCTTACCCCATTATATTATGGTTTAAACGCGCCTACTATTAACTACGGCAAAATGAAAAACACGGGTATTGAAGCATCTTTTCAATACACAGACCGTTTTGGACAGGTTGGCTTTTCTTTTGGCGGAACCATACAGGCTAATAAAAACACACTGGTATCCTATGGCGCTCCGGCCCCAAACACCTCTACCAATACCATTAACCAGGAAGGGCAGCCCTATAACAGCTTTTACATGCTGAAATACGTAGGCATATTTCAATCGGCCGAAGAAATTGCCAATTCGCCAACACAGCAATATAACCCTCAACCCGGCTATGTGAAATATGCCGATACCAATGGTGATGGAAAAGTTGATGATAGCGACCGGGTAATTGTCCCCGGGGCATATCCTAAATTTGATTATTCCTTTAACACCGGGGCTACCTGGAAAAACTTTGACCTTACTGTTTTCTTTTATGGTTCATATGGCCAAAAGCTGTACGTAAACGGATGGGGAATACAGCCATTTAACCAGGGATCGCCGCCGCCTTCACAATGGCTAAACGCCTGGACACCAACTAACCACAGCTCTACCATGCCGCTGGTATATGTTTTGGGCCAAGGCAATATCAGCAGCAATGCTAATACAGCATCTACTTATTATTTGCAGGATGCTTCTTTTTTAAGGTTAAAGAACATTCAACTGGGTTATAATTTACCGCAAAAGTTTGCCAAACACGTATTCATGTCGGGCCTACGTATTTACTTCGCCGGCGATAACCTGTTCACGTTCACCAAATTCCCCGGGCTTGATCCGGAACGTGTTGCTTCAAATACCAGGTTCGTTACGCATCCGCAAAATCAGGTTTATTCTTTTGGCGTAAAGGCCACATTTTAA
- a CDS encoding RagB/SusD family nutrient uptake outer membrane protein produces MKTAIKYFIPALIAASLLGACKKNLLDQNPPADIGSGLFWKTQNDADLALAGIYSFFIQGFNYTASGNTGQGFGAGTPYWESLTDNSYSGAYSNIAQGAITPTVGGLQTDAYTTAYRAIQACNTFLDNIRKVNLPSPTLYQYVAEVRFVRAYWYFMLTQLYGDVILTTHQITIDPAGQVGRTPKSVVTDTILNDLTFAANNLPNTAYSGHAVKGSALGYMVKVYLSRHQYQLAATTANTIITDGKFSIYTGGYKNLFLKPGQNGNPEIMFSGRYQVPTAFSPAEYLYTYSSSFQPLNYLVNDYECTDGQPITTSPLYNAATPYAHRDPRLLATILTPGVLYKGGIPFVPAAIGATAGFLNKKGVDSTRATVIGTQSDQDWVYLRYADVLLMYAEAQNEIAGPSPDVYTAINAVRTRPGVNMPPIPSGLSQSDMRDRIRHERRIELALEGQRYFDLKRWALDRVIIPTIKDPNAAQRTFPLRDTIWPVPQTEIDIAKAVGNNAFKQTPGY; encoded by the coding sequence ATGAAAACAGCAATAAAATATTTCATACCTGCTTTGATAGCCGCCAGTTTATTAGGGGCTTGTAAAAAGAATCTTTTAGATCAGAATCCCCCGGCTGATATTGGCAGTGGACTTTTCTGGAAAACACAAAATGATGCCGACCTCGCGCTGGCCGGTATTTATAGCTTTTTTATCCAGGGATTTAACTACACGGCTTCGGGTAATACCGGGCAGGGCTTTGGAGCAGGCACTCCTTATTGGGAAAGCCTTACCGATAACTCTTATAGCGGCGCTTATTCCAATATAGCGCAGGGTGCTATTACGCCCACTGTAGGCGGTTTGCAAACAGATGCCTATACCACCGCTTACCGGGCCATACAGGCTTGTAACACTTTTTTAGATAATATCAGAAAAGTTAACCTGCCATCGCCTACTTTATACCAGTACGTTGCCGAAGTTAGGTTTGTAAGGGCCTACTGGTATTTTATGCTTACCCAGCTTTACGGTGATGTGATTTTAACTACTCATCAAATAACCATAGATCCGGCAGGGCAAGTAGGGAGAACGCCAAAATCAGTGGTTACCGATACCATATTAAATGATTTAACTTTTGCTGCCAATAATCTGCCTAATACTGCATATAGCGGGCATGCGGTTAAAGGTTCGGCATTGGGTTATATGGTAAAGGTGTATTTGTCAAGGCACCAGTATCAGTTGGCGGCTACCACGGCTAATACGATAATTACAGATGGTAAATTCAGTATTTACACAGGTGGCTATAAAAACCTGTTTTTAAAACCCGGACAAAACGGTAATCCCGAAATTATGTTTTCCGGCCGTTATCAGGTGCCCACGGCTTTTAGTCCTGCCGAATATTTGTACACCTATAGCTCAAGCTTTCAGCCGTTAAATTATTTGGTAAATGATTACGAATGTACCGATGGACAGCCGATCACGACATCGCCTTTATATAATGCGGCAACTCCGTATGCTCACCGCGACCCAAGGTTACTGGCCACTATATTAACCCCGGGTGTTTTATACAAGGGGGGCATTCCGTTTGTTCCGGCAGCTATCGGCGCTACAGCGGGTTTCCTTAATAAAAAAGGTGTCGATTCTACCCGGGCCACTGTAATTGGTACTCAAAGCGATCAGGACTGGGTTTATTTAAGATATGCCGATGTACTATTAATGTATGCTGAGGCGCAAAATGAAATTGCGGGTCCCAGCCCCGATGTTTATACAGCCATCAACGCTGTCCGTACCCGGCCCGGTGTAAATATGCCACCTATTCCTTCAGGTCTTTCTCAATCTGATATGCGCGACCGTATCCGTCATGAAAGAAGAATAGAACTTGCCCTGGAAGGCCAGAGATATTTTGACCTGAAACGGTGGGCACTTGACAGGGTAATTATACCTACCATTAAAGACCCGAACGCGGCTCAGCGAACATTCCCGCTGCGCGATACCATTTGGCCGGTTCCGCAAACCGAAATTGATATTGCCAAAGCGGTAGGCAACAACGCCTTTAAACAAACCCCAGGTTATTAA
- a CDS encoding glycoside hydrolase family 97 protein has product MKILKKIKLAIRLVLLVAACPSILFAAENITVYSPDKQLRLEVFDHQGTLSYSVYFKNKPVINTSAMQMSIDKNSLTNQVIINGSTSYTVNESYPWYGAHAVAINHCNGAKIKLLHGKSSFLLDVRVFNDAAAFSFQIPGDKSTSRIPNESTEFNIPAGSTIWYHDLNGHYEGQHVKKQIDSVKAGQWIAPPATFKLPGDAGYASITEADLKNYAGMALQADGKGKLVLQLADHHPISHPYELRYSKDDIARVSKPAAITGTINTPWRVIMVGADLNTLVNCDAVHNLCPPPNKNYFPQGINTSWVKPGRAVWQYLDGGGDKTVNNMKEYSQLASELGFEHNILEGFWSKWSDEEIKDLVSYSKQRGVSIWVWMHSKELRDSSVRHAQFKRCHDLGIAGLKIDFFDNEAKEVVDLYEDILTETARLHLMVDFHGSNKPTGQMRTWPNELTREAVKGMESSKLADRATHSTTLPFTRFLAGPAEYTPVHFGERRKNTTWTNQIASAVILSAPVLTYAASPQHLLASPGVDIIKSIPSVWDETIVLKPSTIGELAVFARRKGNTWFLAVMNGVQPKSIKIPLTFLKASAKCTSINDDPDNTGALKTGNSTAKATDVLSLNLGVGGGYIGRYTIQ; this is encoded by the coding sequence ATGAAAATTCTAAAAAAAATAAAACTCGCCATTCGCCTGGTGTTATTGGTTGCGGCTTGCCCCTCAATTTTATTTGCAGCCGAAAATATAACGGTTTATAGTCCTGATAAACAGTTGCGTTTGGAGGTGTTTGATCATCAGGGAACTTTATCTTACTCGGTTTATTTCAAAAACAAACCTGTTATTAATACCTCGGCTATGCAGATGAGTATTGATAAAAACTCACTTACAAATCAGGTTATCATTAATGGCAGTACATCGTATACGGTGAACGAAAGCTACCCGTGGTACGGGGCGCATGCAGTTGCTATAAATCACTGCAACGGTGCGAAAATAAAATTACTGCATGGCAAAAGCAGCTTTTTGCTTGATGTGAGGGTTTTTAATGACGCTGCCGCTTTTAGTTTTCAAATACCGGGCGATAAGAGCACGAGCCGTATCCCCAACGAATCAACCGAATTTAACATACCAGCCGGAAGTACGATATGGTATCATGATCTTAACGGGCATTATGAGGGGCAGCATGTTAAAAAACAAATAGATTCTGTAAAAGCCGGGCAATGGATAGCGCCGCCCGCCACATTCAAGTTACCGGGCGATGCCGGATATGCTTCTATTACCGAAGCCGACCTCAAAAATTATGCAGGAATGGCGCTACAGGCCGACGGTAAAGGTAAGCTTGTTTTGCAGTTAGCAGATCATCACCCTATATCACATCCTTATGAATTAAGGTATAGTAAAGATGATATAGCAAGGGTTTCAAAGCCGGCCGCCATCACCGGAACCATTAATACCCCATGGCGGGTAATTATGGTTGGCGCCGACCTGAATACACTGGTTAACTGCGATGCGGTGCATAACTTATGCCCTCCGCCCAATAAAAATTATTTCCCGCAGGGAATAAATACTTCGTGGGTAAAACCAGGCCGGGCGGTTTGGCAATATCTTGACGGCGGCGGCGATAAAACCGTAAATAACATGAAGGAATACTCACAGCTTGCTTCAGAGCTGGGTTTTGAGCACAACATACTGGAAGGTTTTTGGTCAAAATGGAGCGATGAGGAAATTAAGGACCTGGTAAGCTATTCTAAACAGCGAGGCGTGAGCATCTGGGTATGGATGCACTCAAAAGAACTGCGTGATTCAAGTGTAAGGCATGCCCAGTTTAAACGTTGCCATGATTTGGGAATAGCCGGCTTAAAGATAGATTTTTTTGACAACGAGGCTAAGGAAGTGGTTGATCTGTACGAGGACATTTTAACTGAAACAGCCCGGTTACATTTAATGGTTGATTTTCATGGCTCCAATAAGCCAACCGGTCAAATGCGTACATGGCCCAATGAACTAACACGCGAGGCGGTTAAAGGCATGGAATCAAGTAAGTTGGCAGACAGGGCCACACACAGTACCACCTTGCCATTTACCCGGTTTTTAGCAGGCCCTGCGGAATATACACCGGTGCATTTTGGCGAGCGCCGTAAAAACACTACCTGGACTAATCAAATTGCCAGTGCGGTTATTTTAAGCGCCCCAGTATTAACGTACGCCGCCAGTCCGCAACATTTGCTGGCCAGTCCGGGTGTTGATATTATTAAAAGCATTCCCTCGGTATGGGACGAAACCATTGTTCTGAAACCATCTACCATAGGCGAACTGGCCGTATTTGCCCGCAGAAAGGGAAATACATGGTTTTTAGCGGTTATGAACGGGGTACAACCCAAAAGCATCAAAATACCGCTAACCTTTTTAAAAGCTTCGGCTAAATGCACCAGTATTAATGATGATCCTGATAACACAGGGGCTTTAAAAACCGGAAACTCCACAGCAAAAGCCACAGATGTTTTGTCATTGAATTTAGGTGTTGGCGGAGGGTATATAGGCAGATATACCATACAATGA
- a CDS encoding RNA polymerase sigma factor, whose product MVSEIELIILIKEGNIQAFDQFYKQNWRALYQMAYRSTCSQEDAKDLVQTVFINLWNCRYNLEPERYNASYLFRMLKNNIINFYKQDSARKKRLEKLLQFDNADQYTNEDSLIAKELSVVIEGEIKELPRKMQEVFILSRHQNLSVNEISETLNITPRTVKNQLSNALKILRTKLGMF is encoded by the coding sequence ATGGTTTCAGAAATTGAATTGATCATATTAATTAAGGAAGGAAACATACAAGCCTTTGACCAGTTTTATAAACAAAACTGGAGGGCCTTATATCAAATGGCTTATCGTTCAACGTGTTCACAAGAGGATGCGAAAGATCTTGTGCAAACGGTTTTTATAAATTTATGGAACTGCCGGTACAACTTAGAGCCTGAGCGTTATAATGCGTCTTATCTTTTCAGGATGCTAAAAAACAATATCATCAATTTTTATAAGCAGGATTCGGCCCGGAAAAAAAGACTGGAAAAGCTATTACAATTTGATAACGCTGATCAATACACCAATGAAGATAGCTTGATAGCCAAAGAGCTATCTGTTGTAATTGAAGGTGAGATCAAGGAATTACCCCGTAAAATGCAGGAAGTTTTTATTTTATCGAGGCATCAAAACCTGTCGGTAAATGAAATTTCTGAAACCCTTAATATTACTCCGCGTACGGTTAAAAACCAACTCTCCAATGCCCTGAAAATACTACGCACCAAATTGGGTATGTTTTAA
- a CDS encoding FecR family protein: MMEWRKPASGNKTGEDHLQDEEAMLAVEKEMLCNIHKEIFGKWYFIKTTAAKYTMAASLLLMCCASFFYARFSKTDINRITVVVKKGNIKMVTLPDGSTVWLNSGSIIKFPEQFGKTREIQLINGEAYFDVKHDSHSPFIVHYGHLHARVLGTAFNIKSYKNIHDVRLTVTRGRVEVGNKAASFGVLTLDKEIIFDQKKGTHRIRTVDAEKIAAWRSNEINLYNVPFDELIMRLESIYGIHVNYDQTNTNHLTATIHFTGGNTLQYVLEIIKTIYHLNYDIKGKEVYLKKS; this comes from the coding sequence ATGATGGAATGGCGAAAGCCCGCCTCCGGCAATAAAACGGGGGAAGATCATCTTCAGGATGAGGAAGCTATGCTTGCTGTGGAAAAGGAAATGCTGTGTAATATCCATAAAGAAATTTTTGGAAAATGGTATTTCATTAAAACCACTGCGGCAAAATACACTATGGCTGCTTCTTTATTATTGATGTGTTGCGCTTCATTTTTTTATGCGAGATTCTCAAAAACTGACATTAACCGGATCACGGTGGTCGTAAAAAAAGGCAATATCAAAATGGTTACCCTTCCCGACGGATCAACTGTTTGGCTGAATTCTGGTTCCATCATAAAATTTCCTGAACAATTTGGCAAAACCCGGGAAATACAACTGATTAACGGTGAAGCTTATTTTGATGTGAAGCATGATAGCCATTCGCCGTTTATTGTGCATTATGGGCATTTACACGCACGGGTACTGGGTACGGCGTTTAATATTAAATCGTATAAAAACATACACGATGTAAGGTTAACTGTTACCCGCGGCCGGGTAGAAGTTGGTAATAAGGCAGCGAGTTTTGGCGTACTAACGCTTGATAAAGAAATTATTTTCGATCAGAAAAAAGGCACCCACCGGATCAGAACTGTTGATGCTGAAAAGATAGCAGCCTGGCGATCAAATGAGATCAATTTATATAATGTTCCGTTTGATGAACTTATAATGCGGTTAGAAAGTATCTACGGCATCCACGTCAATTATGATCAAACCAATACCAATCATTTAACCGCAACCATTCATTTTACAGGCGGTAATACTTTACAATATGTGTTGGAAATTATCAAGACCATCTATCATTTAAACTATGATATCAAAGGGAAGGAGGTTTATCTGAAAAAGAGCTGA